Proteins co-encoded in one Daphnia carinata strain CSIRO-1 chromosome 3, CSIRO_AGI_Dcar_HiC_V3, whole genome shotgun sequence genomic window:
- the LOC130685631 gene encoding tissue inhibitor of metalloproteinase-like gives MKCWALLSVLALLTAMATMADGCSCSKRHPQEHYCSADFVVLAHVKRIVHDRSEWSRAYKVRIKKEFKVTESGRQALSYGRILTPSHDASCGIRLKPGKRYLLTGNIRSGKPWINLCNFVHDWDRMTPIQRKGFRRLYQRGCDCKVMECHWWGKCPSTTQACTWDTAFDWHDCQSMHAICTRGNGGGGSGTCRWSHSRSYRQCSKKRNGADAKNPDAPARTAPISAVATSSSRRWKNNLLLKS, from the exons ATGAAGTGCTGGGCTCTTTTGTCGGTCCTGGCCCTCCTGACGGCCATGGCCACCATGGCCGATGGATGCAGCTGCTCCAAGCGTCATCCACAAGAGCACTACTGTTCGGCTGATTTTG TTGTTCTAGCTCACGTGAAGCGCATCGTGCACGACAGATCCGAATGGTCGCGTGCCTACAAGGTCCGCATCAAGAAGGAGTTCAAGGTGACCGAGTCGGGCCGTCAAGCCTTGTCCTACGGACGCATCCTGACGCCATCGCACGACGCTTCCTGCGGCATCAGACTCAAGCCGGGTAAGCGCTACCTGTTGACGGGCAACATCCGTTCCGGCAAACCCTGGATCAACTTGTGCAACTTTGTCCACGATTGGGACCGCATGACACCCATCCAGCGCAAAGGTTTCCGGCGTCTCTACCAGCGCGGATGCGACTGCAAG GTCATGGAATGTCATTGGTGGGGTAAGTGTCCGTCAACAACTCAAGCCTGCACATGGGACACGGCGTTCGACTGGCACGATTGTCAATCCATGCACGCCATTTGCACGCGCGGTAACGGCGGTGGTGGCAGCGGCACATGTCGCTGGTCGCATTCAAGATCGTACCGACAATGCAGTAAGAAACGGAACGGCGCCGATGCAAAGAATCCCGACGCTCCAGCCCGAACGGCACCGATTTCAGCCGTTGCCACCTCGTCGTCTCGGCGATGGAAAAACAATTTACTACTCAAGTCTTGA